The stretch of DNA TTTCTTTCCTGAGGAGTTTGGTTTGTAGTTGATTAACATATGTACTGGgtacattttttgatgttttaaCTCTAGCGAATACAGGAACtacattattattaatacattgaTGAATAAACCATATGTCCAACTCTAATTGTTTCCTCCTTGTAGCCAGACGAATGTATTGGTTAGCCCAAATGACCATATcgtcaatttaaaattaaaagtgaaactggaacaaaccatgaagtggaaatatccaggagtggctagtatacctgttgaatacaaagcacgtggtgttcgtgtgtattaaggtataaaaaaaattgcttattacaagcttaaatttttattttaagaagatcttttcggaattaaatcattccatcatcagttaactaaaagagagagtaaaaataccaatattaaaaaacacaagttaaaatttaaatatatagaaataacacgttggttttttactacttacataaaaagttgttaaaaaacattgtatggccacttaaaaaactttcgaaggacatccgtattaaaatataatcctcatggttttatcaaggtaaatgcaatagacttaacttattgattattaaaactgaagatgggggcatcttacatgaccccctgtatctggtgaagttttttcgacttacattacctctgatctgttctggagtcttgggctaactgatataaagatggtatgaaaaatcagttagtacccatcaatgtcaagtggaatgatgtagtaggagcaaaagtcattgtgcttaagtttgtgaataggcagtttttagtgaagtattgtgttttgtgtgtagtaaattcaatagcaatttttggtattttaaaaggtggtagaatgtaaaacaatgagtgactgtgatgtaaaatcaatttggtataccagggtaaggcaaaatttaagttaggtagttgaaattaataaatcatttggaagcggtaaagaaaaggttattacctaattgtttccttgtatgaagtagatataaataaaagttggtttgaaatttgtggaagatgaatcgaagaaaaagaaaaagaaataaaggaaaagaGAAAGGAAATGaagtaggagatgaatgtaaagatgtaagctggggatactgaaactgattgtgataagagattgatagatgtgGTGTGCGTATTTATAAGAAAATCTGTGTGATTAGtcagatggtagttattggagtggatgggaaatgggatattggaaaagtgatgttagtgtattaatggtgacaagaatagagttaagtatggcggattaaataaggtgatattaagatatgggaaattagaaagaaatgtagaagtaagtaaaactggatgtgtagttaacagaaagaaagttagatcaggaaaataattgtcgatgaagtggaacaaagtctctattgatgctggtgtgacgattaacacaattgggactgtttttcttttccttgactatttccaaatcctcaaaaaggtcaagtttgagataatctctacctgggatgttatgaagaagagaaatatcatctggtaccttgattgtgtgattgtgatatttgagatgatgggagaaagaagaagtgttatctaacttagaatgttcaatggccctggttactagagatctacaagttctaccaatataagtggcatcacagtcagaacattgaagtttataaaccccactgcgtttgctgaagtcaatagagtccttactattgcataatgatctactcaatttattgtttactttaaaggaaatcttaatattttcaacagaattcaggatagtgtttttgattgattcggaaagtgttggacagtgaaatggtaatgagaagtaagatggggaatctgaagtaatgttatggtaagctgattgttgaagcaatttacgtttctttttataaatgagtttatggatgatatctgggttgtagccattattgaaagcaatctgtttgattatgtttagttcttggatgtagttagtgttggataatggaatggtttctaaacgatgaatgaagctgttgaatgcagataatttgtgtgaaatgggatggttagaattgaaatgtatgacatgatctgtttgtgtgggttttctgtagatgctataatcaaagacattattaattctattgatggaaaggtctaaaaaattgatggagaagttagattctaattccatagtgaatttgatattggggtgaatatTATTGATAGTGTTTAATAAGGAAAAGGCTGTATTTGAGTTACCTCTAATGAAAACTAAGCAATCATCAACGTAACGGAACCAGTGTAGAATTGTATTGTTAGTCATGATTTGAGTGGATTCTAGATGATTCATGAAGAGGTCAGCTAAAAAAGGGGAAAGACAACTTCCCATGGCCAAGCCATcaggttgtttataaaaaatattattgaaagaaaaataatcttgTGATAAACAAAAGGCAAGTATTTCTATTATTGGTGTGATGACTGAGGGATTAGTTGATTTAGATGTGAGAAGGTCCTGGACTAACTGAATAGTTTCAAGTTTAGGTACAGAAGTAAAGAGATTGctaacatcaaatgaaagcatagtcaTATCTGGTAGGAGTTTTATGTGATTGAGTTTGGATATAAGTTGGGATGAGTTTTTGATAGAAAAAGTGGGAGAAAAACCTGTTATGTCCTTGATTACCCTGAGTATGAATTTAGAGATTATGGAGACCGGGGTGTTGATGAAACTGACTACTGGACGGATTGGAATGCCCTCTTTGTGGATTTTTGGAAGACCATACAGTCTAGGAATTAATGGGTTACTAGGGATTTTGTAATATGGTGCATGAAAATCAGTGAAAAAAGtagaatatttctttaaaaatgctTTTTGTTTATTAATGAATCTGTTAAGTGGGTCATGTGGAAGTACTATGAAGCCATTATTATTCAAAAAGGTGGAAACTTTGTTGATGTATTCAGTGTGGTCTAGAATTACTAAGCAATTTCCTTTATCTGATTTGGATATTATTagattatggttttttattttcttttttattgaatttaaagtttttaaactatTATGATGTGGATGATGAACATGTGAATTGGAAGTTAAGTTTTTGTATGCAGCATGAAGTTTTTTGAAACAATTATTTCTAATGACATTTTTTTGTTGTAAAGAAATTGAAAGTTTTTCTATGATTATGTCTATTTCTATGGAAAGTTCTTGTAGGTCTATTTCAGAGATGTCTGTGGGAATAGAAAATTGGAGGCCATGATTCAAGAGTTCTAATTCATCTTGTGAGAAATTTATATTAGATAAATTTTTGATTCTAGGGTGAAATTTGAAGTTAGAAAATTTGGATCTATTATTAGAAGAATTGGTGGACACTAAATGTGACTTCTGTTGAATGAGATTGTGAAGTTTATTATTAAGTTTGAAAAATTTAACTGAAGCACAATGGTTAACTTTGTCCTGTACATCATGCAAAAAAGAGGTTAAGTCTAGATTATCAAAATGTTGTAAAAGTCTATTGTACATTACCTTCATATTACAATTGATGTTATCTAACTTGGAATAATGTTTGCCTATTTCTTTCCTGAGGAGTTTGGTTTGTAGTTGATTAACATATGTACTGGgtacattttttgatgttttaaCTCTAGCGAATACAGGAACtacattattattaatacattgaTGAATAAACCATATGTCCAACTCTAATTGTTTCCTCCTTGTAGCCAGACGAATGTATTGGTTAGCCCAAATGACCATATcgtcaatttaaaattaaaagtgaaactggaacaaaccatgaagtggaaatatccaggagtggctagtatacctgttgaatacaaagcacgtggtgttcgtgtgtattaaggtataaaaaaaattgcttattacaagcttaaatttttattttaagaagatcttttcggaattaaatcattccatcatcagttaactaaaagagagagtaaaaataccaatattaaaaaacacaagttaaaatttaaatatatagaaataacacgttggttttttactacttacataaaaagttgttaaaaaacattgtatggccacttaaaaaactttcgaaggacatccgtattaaaatataatcctcatggttttatcaaggtaaatgcaatagacttaacttattgattattaaaactgaagatgggggcatcttacatgaccccctgtatctggtgaagttttttcgacttacattacctctgatctgttctggagtcttgggctaactgatataaagatggtatgaaaaatcagttagtacccatcaatgtcaagtggaatgatgtagtaggagcaaaagtcatt from Diabrotica undecimpunctata isolate CICGRU chromosome 4, icDiaUnde3, whole genome shotgun sequence encodes:
- the LOC140439478 gene encoding uncharacterized protein, producing the protein MVIWANQYIRLATRRKQLELDIWFIHQCINNNVVPVFARVKTSKNVPSTYVNQLQTKLLRKEIGKHYSKLDNINCNMKVMYNRLLQHFDNLDLTSFLHDVQDKVNHCASVKFFKLNNKLHNLIQQKSHLVSTNSSNNRSKFSNFKFHPRIKNLSNINFSQDELELLNHGLQFSIPTDISEIDLQELSIEIDIIIEKLSISLQQKNVIRNNCFKKLHAAYKNLTSNSHVHHPHHNSLKTLNSIKKKIKNHNLIISKSDKGNCLVILDHTEYINKVSTFLNNNGFIVLPHDPLNRFINKQKAFLKKYSTFFTDFHAPYYKIPSNPLIPRLYGLPKIHKEGIPIRPVVSFINTPVSIISKFILRVIKDITGFSPTFSIKNSSQLISKLNHIKLLPDMTMLSFDVSNLFTSVPKLETIQLVQDLLTSKSTNPSVITPIIEILAFCLSQDYFSFNNIFYKQPDGLAMGSCLSPFLADLFMNHLESTQIMTNNTILHWFRYVDDCLVFIRGNSNTAFSLLNTINNIHPNIKFTMELESNFSINFLDLSINRINNVFDYSIYRKPTQTDHVIHFNSNHPISHKLSAFNSFIHRLETIPLSNTNYIQELNIIKQIAFNNGYNPDIIHKLIYKKKRKLLQQSAYHNITSDSPSYFSLPFHCPTLSESIKNTILNSVENIKISFKVNNKLSRSLCNSKDSIDFSKRSGVYKLQCSDCDATYIGRTCRSLVTRAIEHSKLDNTSSFSHHLKYHNHTIKVPDDISLLHNIPGRDYLKLDLFEDLEIVKEKKNSPNCVNRHTSINRDFVPLHRQLFS